A single Actinomadura algeriensis DNA region contains:
- a CDS encoding MFS transporter, which translates to MTRGRFRWALAVVAVSAFMTTMDNTVVFTATPTIQDDLRMSDSATEWIATGYILMFSCLMIAGGRLTDIHGCRVVFSTGMIVFTAASAVCGLAQSSDVLILARIVQGAGAALALPATQVMVTVGRNDKQRSIGNIVWIGAASSATAFGPTIGGVIVQHWTWHWIFLINIVPGIVVILLGMFLLTGEGQNKDARVDLPGVLISATMLFALIYALEAGPDHGWTDPSVLSVFALGLIALVCFVMVESWAPDPMMDLRFFRNRVFTGGLLSQMLYGIGFNGMMFYSQPFLQRYLGFSPPEAGLVMLPPAITIMVLTPIAFLLAAKIGSRPAIGGGMALMGVGMFLFSTLEVGDGYADLMPGVMLVGVGAALGMPLVMYVLKAVPEQQAGVASGVINVIREASGAFGIAIVGLLVHSIPKQDASPAELESFGSGTSSGLILGAALVVFGGVIGALTLPSRRGWLGPKHGKQRPLVSDPPPRDRPAHVPADATAVHATSPDPVPVGAAVASAASPSATIPDDLAVATAAASGAGPADTPETPSPLASPRKDESMPDPTPGPHWWNDWDEPGSGTGPATEKPPPTPSAWPPPPSAAPSAAPPAEPPAEPPAAPPAGEPAAPSVPAGDVWYDRPGTVRDGLSLGLADPAGGRRTPPPPEGWYQPYAPSDDPPPAPPAPPPGPREDAW; encoded by the coding sequence TTGACCCGGGGCCGATTCCGATGGGCGCTGGCGGTCGTCGCCGTCAGCGCATTCATGACCACCATGGACAACACGGTGGTCTTCACTGCGACGCCCACGATCCAGGACGACCTCCGCATGTCCGACTCCGCCACGGAGTGGATCGCCACCGGGTACATCCTGATGTTCTCGTGCCTGATGATCGCGGGCGGCCGGCTCACCGACATCCACGGCTGCCGCGTCGTCTTCAGCACCGGCATGATCGTGTTCACCGCCGCGTCCGCCGTCTGCGGCCTGGCGCAGAGCTCCGACGTGCTCATCCTCGCCCGGATCGTGCAGGGCGCCGGGGCCGCGCTCGCCCTGCCCGCCACCCAGGTGATGGTCACCGTCGGGCGCAACGACAAGCAGCGCTCGATCGGCAACATCGTGTGGATCGGCGCCGCGTCCAGCGCGACCGCGTTCGGCCCCACCATCGGCGGCGTCATCGTCCAGCACTGGACCTGGCACTGGATCTTCCTGATCAACATCGTGCCGGGCATCGTGGTGATCCTGCTCGGAATGTTCCTGCTCACCGGCGAGGGCCAGAACAAGGACGCCCGCGTCGACCTGCCCGGCGTGCTGATCTCCGCGACCATGCTGTTCGCGCTCATCTACGCGCTGGAGGCGGGCCCCGACCACGGCTGGACCGACCCGTCCGTGCTCAGCGTCTTCGCCCTCGGCCTGATCGCGCTCGTCTGCTTCGTCATGGTGGAGAGCTGGGCCCCCGACCCGATGATGGACCTGCGCTTCTTCCGCAACCGGGTCTTCACCGGCGGGCTGCTGTCACAGATGCTCTACGGCATCGGCTTCAACGGCATGATGTTCTACTCGCAGCCGTTCCTGCAGCGCTACCTGGGCTTCTCGCCGCCCGAGGCCGGCCTGGTCATGCTCCCCCCGGCCATCACGATCATGGTGCTGACGCCCATCGCGTTCCTGCTCGCCGCAAAGATCGGCTCCCGCCCGGCGATCGGCGGCGGCATGGCGCTGATGGGCGTCGGCATGTTCCTGTTCTCGACGCTCGAGGTCGGCGACGGCTACGCCGACCTCATGCCCGGCGTCATGCTCGTCGGCGTCGGCGCCGCCCTCGGCATGCCGCTCGTGATGTACGTGCTGAAGGCCGTCCCCGAACAGCAGGCGGGCGTCGCCAGCGGCGTCATCAACGTGATCCGCGAGGCGTCCGGCGCGTTCGGCATCGCGATCGTCGGGCTGCTCGTGCACAGCATCCCCAAGCAGGACGCGAGCCCCGCCGAACTCGAGAGCTTCGGGTCGGGGACGTCGTCCGGGCTGATCCTCGGCGCCGCCCTGGTCGTGTTCGGCGGGGTCATCGGCGCCCTCACCCTGCCCAGCCGGCGCGGCTGGCTCGGCCCCAAGCACGGCAAGCAGCGCCCGCTCGTCTCCGACCCGCCGCCCCGCGACCGCCCCGCGCACGTGCCCGCGGACGCGACGGCCGTGCATGCGACCTCGCCGGACCCGGTCCCCGTCGGCGCGGCCGTCGCGTCGGCCGCGTCACCGTCCGCCACCATTCCGGACGATCTCGCCGTCGCGACCGCCGCGGCGTCCGGTGCGGGCCCGGCCGACACCCCCGAAACCCCCTCCCCGCTCGCCTCCCCCCGGAAGGACGAGAGCATGCCCGACCCCACCCCCGGGCCCCACTGGTGGAACGACTGGGACGAACCCGGATCCGGCACCGGCCCCGCCACCGAAAAGCCGCCCCCCACGCCGTCGGCGTGGCCCCCGCCGCCGAGCGCCGCACCGAGCGCCGCACCGCCCGCCGAGCCGCCCGCCGAGCCGCCCGCCGCACCGCCCGCGGGCGAGCCCGCGGCGCCGTCCGTCCCGGCCGGGGACGTCTGGTACGACCGGCCCGGCACCGTGCGGGACGGCCTGTCGCTCGGCCTCGCGGACCCGGCGGGCGGCCGCCGGACGCCCCCGCCGCCCGAGGGCTGGTACCAGCCGTACGCGCCGAGCGACGACCCGCCGCCCGCCCCGCCGGCGCCGCCGCCCGGCCCCCGCGAGGACGCCTGGTGA
- a CDS encoding glycosyltransferase, whose amino-acid sequence MSTIVIFGAGSRGDVQPCAALGRALRARGHDVKLVASARYASLAAGAGVGFAPLTADPTEILESDAGQELLAGGRNPVKFLGGFRRILGPMAERLLAECLDACKDADLLLGPTLGALPRHIGEHLGVPWALIHFQPSRSTGAFPHPFVPRARLLGPVANRASFHAVDQVAWLLSRPFINPWRQDRLGLPPLPLRNAGDDRPVLACFSSAVVPRPRDWPRNLAMTGYWFLDEPEWTPPADLAAFLDDGPPPVYVGFGSMVPKDAAMTARIVRTALRLAGVRGIVQGDPDTSDEHVLAVRDVPHTWLFPRMAAVVHHGGAGTTAAGLRAGAPTVVCPFFGDQPYWGERVAALGAGPSPLPFRTLTVPRLAARIRAAVDDPDIADRADDLGRRIRAEDGLARAQEALEPLLR is encoded by the coding sequence GTGAGCACCATCGTGATCTTCGGCGCGGGCTCGCGCGGAGACGTCCAGCCCTGCGCCGCCCTGGGCCGCGCCCTGCGCGCGCGCGGGCACGACGTCAAGCTCGTCGCCAGCGCCCGCTACGCGTCGCTCGCCGCGGGCGCCGGGGTCGGCTTCGCGCCGCTCACCGCCGACCCGACCGAGATCCTGGAGTCGGACGCCGGGCAGGAACTGCTCGCGGGCGGCCGCAACCCCGTGAAGTTCCTCGGCGGGTTCCGGCGGATCCTCGGGCCGATGGCCGAACGGCTCCTCGCCGAATGCCTCGACGCGTGCAAGGACGCCGACCTGCTCCTCGGGCCGACGCTCGGCGCGCTCCCCCGGCACATCGGCGAGCATCTCGGCGTCCCGTGGGCGCTGATCCACTTCCAGCCGAGCCGCTCCACCGGCGCGTTCCCGCACCCGTTCGTCCCGCGCGCGCGCCTGCTCGGCCCCGTCGCCAACCGGGCGAGCTTCCACGCCGTCGACCAGGTCGCGTGGCTGCTGTCCCGCCCGTTCATCAACCCGTGGCGGCAGGACCGGCTCGGGCTCCCGCCGCTGCCGCTGCGCAACGCGGGCGACGACCGCCCGGTCCTCGCGTGCTTCAGCTCGGCCGTCGTCCCGCGCCCCCGCGACTGGCCGCGCAACCTCGCCATGACCGGCTACTGGTTCCTCGACGAGCCGGAGTGGACGCCGCCCGCCGACCTCGCCGCGTTCCTCGACGACGGCCCCCCGCCCGTCTACGTCGGGTTCGGCAGCATGGTCCCGAAGGACGCCGCGATGACCGCCCGGATCGTCCGGACGGCGCTGCGGCTCGCGGGCGTGCGCGGGATCGTCCAGGGCGATCCGGACACCTCGGACGAGCACGTGCTGGCCGTCCGCGACGTCCCCCACACCTGGCTGTTCCCGCGCATGGCCGCCGTCGTCCACCACGGCGGCGCGGGCACCACGGCGGCGGGCCTGCGGGCGGGCGCCCCCACGGTCGTCTGCCCGTTCTTCGGCGACCAGCCGTACTGGGGCGAGCGGGTCGCGGCGCTCGGCGCGGGCCCGTCCCCGCTGCCGTTCCGGACGCTCACCGTCCCGCGCCTCGCCGCCCGGATCCGCGCGGCCGTCGACGACCCGGACATCGCCGACCGCGCCGACGACCTCGGCCGCCGCATCCGCGCGGAGGACGGCCTCGCGCGCGCACAGGAAGCTCTAGAGCCCCTCCTGCGCTGA
- a CDS encoding MMPL family transporter, producing MLAGLGRLIHRRRWLSLVLIVLFTGVAGAWGIGVLGKFKEGGFEDPDASSTLVAELGATYFGSTNPDVIVLYSSDTMTVDDPEYMASVVTTVARLPKAQVSEIITYWALNGKAAESFASEDGSKTFVAVKLAGDTGAEKLENYELIKDRVAAPGLDAQIGGSVPLGQEFGSQVVADIVRAETITAGPLIILLVILFGALVAAMLPIGVAVFSMIGGFAVLHAVTYVTDVTSFALEVVTMMGVGLGIDYSLFIISRFREELQRGMARADLPAYKPWKEETNRRARRAAKKQYKKDHDRRTRRAWVKQYKKELRPVREAALAGTMATAGRTIMVSGVTVSAALAGLLLFPQMFLRTIGLAGIATVLVAVFGATVLLPTLLALLGTRVEGGRMPWRRPSAKRAQRDPDSGFWFRLGHSVMKHPLPYFAVVLAILAVMFQPFLNVQFGSIDARVLPQESPTRAVVETIKAEFPNGSAEPIDVVVSGDLIPKNWSPTEGDPIPPYLDDFRQELMDLPGVVSADFSGYSGTYGGVRISVTHEHEAMDEQAQELVRTIRSMHLTKDGYPMHIDVGGSTAAQMDLMDSLMESLPKMAVAVGAATFVLLFMFFGSIVLPLKAIVMNVLSIGASFGAIVWGFQYGHLAGLLGFTPTGGVEATSMILILAVVFGLSMDYEVFLLSRIREEWDLTHDNRTAVASGMQHTGSIITSAALLFLVVIAAFAFAGITVVKLIGVGMFVAVVVDALLVRSLLVPATMRFMGAANWWLPKPLRGLHAKMDLRESSGDALPAGPVGVAPPLPKEQPVPYTLHWEKPAAAKRPKRPRKPPAAPPAPPAPAPAPAPASAPPNGAGRPDGRSAPWAPWADGPPQPRRPRPPREQREIVQSPDGSGWTWK from the coding sequence ATGCTTGCGGGGCTGGGGCGGCTCATCCACCGGCGGCGCTGGCTCAGCCTCGTCCTGATCGTGCTGTTCACGGGCGTCGCGGGCGCCTGGGGCATCGGTGTGCTCGGCAAGTTCAAGGAGGGCGGGTTCGAGGACCCGGACGCGTCGTCGACGCTCGTCGCCGAGCTGGGCGCGACGTACTTCGGGAGCACGAACCCCGACGTGATCGTCCTGTACTCCAGCGACACCATGACGGTGGACGATCCGGAGTACATGGCGAGCGTGGTCACGACGGTCGCGCGGCTGCCGAAGGCCCAGGTGAGCGAGATCATCACCTACTGGGCGCTGAACGGGAAAGCGGCGGAGTCGTTCGCGTCGGAGGACGGGAGCAAGACGTTCGTCGCGGTGAAGCTCGCGGGCGACACCGGCGCGGAGAAGCTCGAGAACTACGAGCTGATCAAGGACCGGGTGGCCGCGCCCGGACTCGACGCGCAGATCGGCGGCAGCGTCCCGCTCGGGCAGGAGTTCGGGTCCCAGGTCGTCGCCGACATCGTCCGCGCGGAGACGATCACCGCCGGGCCGCTGATCATCCTGCTGGTCATCCTGTTCGGCGCGCTGGTCGCGGCGATGCTGCCGATCGGCGTCGCGGTGTTCTCGATGATCGGCGGCTTCGCGGTCCTGCACGCGGTGACGTACGTGACGGACGTGACGTCGTTCGCGCTCGAGGTCGTCACGATGATGGGCGTCGGCCTCGGCATCGACTATTCGCTGTTCATCATCAGCCGGTTCCGTGAGGAACTGCAGCGCGGCATGGCGAGAGCGGACCTTCCGGCGTACAAACCGTGGAAAGAGGAAACGAACCGGCGCGCGCGCAGAGCGGCGAAGAAGCAGTACAAGAAAGACCATGATCGGCGCACCCGCAGGGCTTGGGTGAAGCAGTACAAAAAGGAGCTGCGCCCGGTACGGGAGGCCGCGCTCGCCGGGACGATGGCGACGGCCGGGCGCACGATCATGGTGTCGGGCGTGACGGTGTCGGCGGCGCTCGCCGGGCTGCTGCTGTTCCCGCAGATGTTCCTGCGGACGATCGGCCTCGCCGGCATCGCCACCGTGCTCGTCGCGGTGTTCGGCGCGACCGTCCTGCTCCCGACGCTGCTGGCGCTGCTCGGCACGCGCGTCGAGGGCGGCCGGATGCCGTGGCGGCGCCCGTCCGCCAAGCGCGCGCAGCGCGACCCCGACAGCGGCTTCTGGTTCCGCCTCGGGCACAGCGTGATGAAGCATCCGCTGCCCTACTTCGCGGTGGTGCTCGCCATTCTGGCGGTGATGTTCCAGCCGTTCCTGAACGTCCAGTTCGGCAGCATCGACGCGCGCGTCCTGCCGCAGGAGAGCCCGACCCGCGCGGTCGTCGAGACGATCAAGGCGGAGTTCCCGAACGGGTCGGCGGAGCCGATCGACGTGGTCGTGTCCGGCGACCTCATCCCGAAGAACTGGTCGCCGACCGAGGGCGACCCGATCCCGCCGTACCTGGACGACTTCCGCCAGGAGCTCATGGACCTGCCGGGCGTCGTCTCCGCCGACTTCAGCGGCTACTCCGGGACGTACGGGGGCGTGCGGATCTCCGTCACGCACGAGCACGAGGCGATGGACGAGCAGGCCCAGGAGCTGGTCAGGACGATCCGTTCGATGCACCTGACCAAGGACGGCTACCCGATGCACATCGACGTCGGGGGCAGCACGGCCGCGCAGATGGACCTGATGGACAGCCTGATGGAGTCGCTGCCGAAGATGGCGGTCGCGGTCGGGGCGGCGACGTTCGTCCTGCTGTTCATGTTCTTCGGGTCGATCGTGCTGCCGCTGAAGGCGATCGTGATGAACGTCCTGTCGATCGGCGCGTCGTTCGGCGCGATCGTCTGGGGCTTCCAGTACGGGCATCTCGCGGGTCTGCTGGGCTTCACGCCGACCGGCGGCGTCGAGGCGACCAGCATGATCCTCATCCTCGCGGTCGTGTTCGGCCTGTCGATGGACTACGAGGTCTTCCTGCTCAGCCGTATCCGGGAGGAATGGGACCTCACCCACGACAACCGCACCGCCGTCGCGTCCGGCATGCAGCACACGGGCAGCATCATCACCAGCGCCGCGCTGCTGTTCCTCGTGGTGATCGCCGCGTTCGCGTTCGCCGGGATCACGGTCGTGAAGCTGATCGGCGTCGGCATGTTCGTCGCCGTCGTCGTGGACGCGCTGCTCGTCCGGTCGCTGCTCGTCCCGGCCACGATGCGGTTCATGGGCGCGGCGAACTGGTGGCTGCCGAAGCCGCTGCGCGGGCTGCACGCGAAGATGGACCTGCGGGAGAGCAGCGGCGACGCGCTCCCGGCCGGGCCCGTCGGCGTCGCGCCGCCGCTGCCGAAGGAACAGCCCGTCCCGTACACCCTGCACTGGGAGAAGCCCGCCGCGGCGAAGCGGCCGAAGCGTCCCCGCAAGCCGCCCGCCGCCCCGCCCGCGCCCCCGGCGCCGGCCCCGGCGCCGGCCCCGGCGTCCGCGCCGCCGAATGGGGCCGGGCGTCCGGACGGACGGTCCGCGCCGTGGGCTCCGTGGGCGGACGGGCCGCCGCAGCCGAGGCGCCCGCGCCCGCCGCGCGAGCAGCGCGAGATCGTCCAGTCCCCCGACGGCTCCGGCTGGACCTGGAAGTGA